The proteins below come from a single Gloeocapsopsis sp. IPPAS B-1203 genomic window:
- a CDS encoding alpha/beta hydrolase: protein MKHQLQQKQIKLENYQTVYLEEGVTHSETILFLHGWTIATEPYQETLHLLSQYYHVIAPDLPGFGKTSFPTAVPDYDGYVECIMSFLKALNLKKVHVVGHSGGGAVGVVLAANFPELVKSLILIDSTGIPLGFLPEVALRRLIDFPAQIGRFKFEPTFLFMKALISNWIFKTQNMFQSSWIALEKDLRPLLPQVQCPTLIVWGDRDLFVPVKCAYEFSQGIPHSQLIMLEDEYHEWIFYHEEKCVNIIANFINETEL from the coding sequence ATGAAGCATCAATTACAACAAAAGCAAATTAAATTAGAGAACTATCAAACAGTTTATCTAGAAGAAGGAGTGACTCATTCAGAAACAATATTATTTTTACATGGCTGGACAATAGCCACTGAGCCTTATCAAGAAACTCTACATCTTTTGTCGCAGTACTATCATGTTATTGCTCCGGACTTACCAGGTTTTGGCAAAACAAGTTTTCCTACTGCTGTACCAGATTACGATGGATATGTTGAGTGTATTATGAGTTTCTTAAAAGCTTTAAATTTGAAAAAAGTTCATGTAGTAGGACATTCTGGTGGTGGTGCGGTTGGAGTTGTTTTAGCAGCTAATTTTCCCGAACTTGTTAAGAGTCTCATTTTGATTGATAGTACAGGAATTCCGTTAGGCTTTTTACCTGAGGTGGCACTACGACGGTTAATTGATTTTCCGGCTCAAATTGGCAGATTTAAATTTGAGCCGACATTTCTTTTTATGAAAGCTCTAATAAGTAACTGGATTTTTAAGACTCAAAATATGTTTCAATCTTCATGGATTGCATTAGAAAAAGACTTACGCCCATTATTACCACAAGTTCAGTGCCCTACTTTGATTGTCTGGGGCGATCGCGATTTATTTGTTCCTGTTAAGTGTGCATACGAGTTTTCACAAGGTATTCCTCATTCACAGTTAATTATGCTGGAAGATGAATATCATGAATGGATCTTTTATCATGAGGAAAAGTGCGTAAATATTATTGCTAACTTCATTAATGAGACTGAGCTGTAG
- a CDS encoding response regulator, giving the protein MLTVNLKHFSPEDYFFPDRENSLVLVVDSDLDSLTLTTEIIKVYGCGVLTATNSQNALQLAIAHKPTLILLELMLPETDGISLTQQLRQHTLCPIIAVTSLPQYLFQAKALAAGCNDFMEKPIVVEDLETKIYHFIHNSFSFFLPSA; this is encoded by the coding sequence ATGCTTACTGTGAACTTAAAACATTTTTCACCAGAAGATTATTTCTTTCCCGACCGAGAAAATTCGCTTGTTTTAGTTGTTGATAGCGATCTAGATAGTTTAACGTTAACAACTGAGATTATTAAAGTTTATGGGTGTGGTGTGCTGACGGCGACAAATAGTCAAAATGCGTTGCAGTTGGCGATCGCCCACAAGCCAACACTGATTTTATTAGAACTGATGTTACCAGAAACCGATGGTATTTCTTTAACTCAGCAGTTACGTCAACACACGTTATGTCCAATTATTGCTGTAACTAGTTTACCCCAATATTTGTTCCAAGCAAAAGCACTAGCCGCTGGATGTAACGACTTTATGGAAAAGCCAATAGTCGTTGAAGATTTAGAAACTAAAATTTATCACTTTATACATAACTCTTTTTCTTTCTTTTTGCCTTCGGCATAG